Within Oribacterium sp. oral taxon 102, the genomic segment AGAGTCCCAGAAGTGCCGCCACAAGGGCTGCCGCCATCGTCTTCTGCCAGACAGACTCCGGCAGCTTTTCTCTCTTCTCTTCTTCGGTTTTTTCTCTCTCCTGCATCGCTCCTCCACTTCCATACAAGCGTAAGTATTTTTAAGGAAACACGGATCCCGCATGCCATGGCATCGCAGCTGCTTCGGTTCCATCCATGTTTCCCTGAATCGCAGACCCTCAGCCTCGGAATCAAAACTGATTATAGAGGAATGGCACATAGCTGCTCCCCACCATCTGCAGCACGGAAAGCGCCAGCAGGCAGAGTGCGATCACGGTTCGCTCCAGATAGTACACCGCCTCCGCTCTCTCTGCTTCCCCGCGCCGCCGCCGGATCTTCCGCCTGAGCCTCTGATACGCCTGCGAATGGGTATCCGCGGAAAACGCAGTCTCTGCCGGAAGCTCCTGCGGCAGGAGCCCCTCCAGGCTGTCATCCGCGAAGTCCGCTGTCTCCTGCGTTTCCCGCTGTCTGCGGAGCGACTTCCGACGGAGATCCTCCGCTCTCTTCATCGAGCTCCGCATCCGGTTCCCCAGCAGCCTCATAAGCGGTGTCGCCGCGATGAGACAGAGCAGGAGGAAGAAGAGATTGTTCCGCAGCATAAGCCACGTGAAGGAATCCAGAAATTCACCGCCCCCGAAGCCGAGCATCCGCCCAAGCGCCGCCCTGAGCGCTCTGAAATCCGAGAAGCGGAACAGCACCCAGCCGAAATAAACCACCAGCAGGGTATAGCAATGCGCGAGAAGGGACAGCAGCTGTTTCGGAAGATGCGCGCCGAGCTCCCGAAGCCTGCCGCCCCGCGCAGATCGGCTCCACCTCCGAAGCAGGCTCTCTATAGTAAGAAAGAAAAAATAATACAGACCCCAGAGTACGAAATTCATACTGCTTCCGTGCCAGATGCCGGTCAGCAGCCAGACGGCAAGTGAATTCCGGAGCATCCTCCCGAAGCCGGCCCGGTTGCCGCCCAGCGGAATGTAGACATAGTCCCGAAAGAAGCCGGAGAGCGAGATATGCCATCTCCGCCAGAAGTCCCGCACGGAACGCGCCGCATAGGGATAATTGAAGTTCTCAGGAAAATGGAAGCCGCAGAACCGTCCCAGTCCGATCGCCATGTCGGAATATGCCGAAAAATCCAGATAGAGCTGAAGCATATAACAGAGCGCAGCGAGGC encodes:
- a CDS encoding MBOAT family O-acyltransferase — encoded protein: MSFSSLIFVAAFLPLFLVSYTLVPGGERKNTLLLLFSVLFYLFAGIPYLLLLLAETALVFWIAKKMERNAESSTARKEVSEVERCTEGKEASEAERSGEKIETAEADSAKEERRRSRLLWLGILPVLLLLAFFKYFNPLTELLGESRLPRLALPLGMSFYSFKLLSYLADCWQGRCGAKRYRELLLYVLMFPEVSQGPITRLSELSEELSERSQSWGDAAEGLFRFSVGLGKKTLLADHAGALAEQLLPLDFLSAGSTVSGGAACLAALCYMLQLYLDFSAYSDMAIGLGRFCGFHFPENFNYPYAARSVRDFWRRWHISLSGFFRDYVYIPLGGNRAGFGRMLRNSLAVWLLTGIWHGSSMNFVLWGLYYFFFLTIESLLRRWSRSARGGRLRELGAHLPKQLLSLLAHCYTLLVVYFGWVLFRFSDFRALRAALGRMLGFGGGEFLDSFTWLMLRNNLFFLLLCLIAATPLMRLLGNRMRSSMKRAEDLRRKSLRRQRETQETADFADDSLEGLLPQELPAETAFSADTHSQAYQRLRRKIRRRRGEAERAEAVYYLERTVIALCLLALSVLQMVGSSYVPFLYNQF